A DNA window from Maribellus comscasis contains the following coding sequences:
- a CDS encoding ATP-binding protein, which translates to MIEDKNKDYKSLRKVTGRSADLKKLAETCVCFANAQGGEIIIGIEDKEDFPPAGQKIEQTVVNDVVKKLRGLTDGVGIVNPEIITHDNGGEYFILRILPSTRTIATTSSGKVFIRISDNCFPVGNEELTDLAAEKTAFQWELITARKITLNQAEQDKITSLVANLKASDKVSDFIKSKSVEEILEYYQLLSDEGYLTNLGVLWLGKPQQRAGLSYPVTVQYIVYNEKEEKIRKKEWHFHLHNPMELLLEIEKEAIELTYSTELPDGLFRKTIRQYAPEVIRELLINAIAHKKYTISGDIFIEVFHDKMTITSPGGFPLGITKNNILHERHRRNPHLIQLLSHLKLMEGEGSGYDLVFEKLSRDAKPLPEIENEYTKVAVTVYAGSVNPDVISILDYIDKHFRLTQKEYITLGIVATEKKILSTQLSGKLQLNQEDKMRSWIGSLIDKGILVSQGIKKGTEYLLNPALFAQAKLDITPSLKTLEPYKIEALIIEDLKYNGKSKLSEIQERLKEIPKSDIQKAVYRMVESEDLITEGAKRNRTYNLFKKK; encoded by the coding sequence ATGATTGAAGATAAAAACAAAGATTACAAAAGTCTTCGCAAAGTTACGGGCAGGTCAGCCGATTTAAAAAAGCTGGCCGAAACCTGTGTTTGTTTTGCCAATGCCCAGGGAGGTGAAATTATCATCGGTATCGAAGATAAAGAGGATTTTCCCCCGGCCGGACAAAAAATAGAACAAACAGTGGTAAACGATGTTGTAAAAAAACTTCGTGGCTTAACGGACGGAGTTGGCATTGTTAATCCCGAAATAATTACGCATGATAATGGAGGAGAATATTTTATTTTACGCATTCTACCATCAACACGTACCATTGCAACCACTTCATCCGGCAAGGTTTTTATCCGAATCTCCGATAACTGTTTCCCGGTTGGCAACGAAGAACTAACCGACCTGGCAGCAGAAAAAACAGCGTTCCAGTGGGAGCTTATCACTGCACGGAAAATTACGCTGAACCAAGCAGAGCAGGATAAAATAACTTCACTTGTTGCCAATTTAAAAGCCTCTGATAAAGTTTCCGATTTTATAAAAAGCAAAAGCGTAGAAGAGATACTTGAATATTATCAGTTACTTTCAGACGAAGGTTATTTGACTAATCTTGGAGTCTTGTGGCTTGGAAAACCACAACAAAGGGCTGGTCTGAGCTATCCTGTTACCGTTCAATATATTGTCTATAATGAGAAAGAGGAGAAAATAAGGAAAAAGGAATGGCATTTTCATTTACACAATCCCATGGAACTGCTATTGGAGATTGAAAAGGAAGCTATTGAATTGACTTATAGTACCGAGCTCCCCGATGGGCTTTTTCGTAAGACAATCCGTCAATATGCACCCGAAGTTATCAGGGAATTGTTGATTAATGCCATCGCCCATAAAAAATATACCATTTCAGGCGATATTTTTATCGAGGTCTTTCACGACAAGATGACCATAACCAGTCCGGGTGGATTCCCGCTTGGCATAACAAAAAATAATATTCTGCACGAAAGACACAGAAGAAACCCGCATTTAATTCAACTGTTAAGCCATTTAAAATTAATGGAAGGCGAAGGTTCCGGCTACGACCTGGTTTTTGAAAAACTGAGCCGAGATGCCAAACCTCTCCCTGAAATAGAAAATGAATATACCAAGGTTGCTGTAACTGTCTATGCCGGTTCGGTTAATCCTGATGTGATTTCAATACTGGATTACATCGATAAACATTTCCGGCTAACGCAAAAAGAATATATTACACTTGGGATAGTTGCTACCGAGAAAAAGATACTTTCTACTCAGCTTTCCGGGAAATTACAATTGAACCAGGAAGATAAAATGCGTTCCTGGATAGGCTCATTAATCGATAAAGGGATCCTGGTTAGCCAGGGTATAAAAAAAGGAACGGAATACCTTTTAAACCCGGCATTGTTTGCCCAGGCAAAATTGGATATTACACCATCGTTAAAGACTTTAGAACCGTATAAAATTGAAGCATTAATTATTGAAGATTTGAAATACAACGGCAAAAGTAAATTATCGGAAATTCAGGAACGGTTGAAAGAAATTCCAAAATCAGATATTCAAAAAGCCGTTTACAGGATGGTTGAAAGTGAAGATTTAATAACAGAAGGAGCCAAAAGAAACAGGACTTATAACTTGTTCAAAAAAAAATAA
- a CDS encoding zinc-ribbon domain-containing protein → MEKRYQYYAFISCSRKDEKWAKVVATNMANQPVADVKYCPECGAKATKTAKFCSECGGRF, encoded by the coding sequence ATGGAAAAGAGATACCAATATTATGCTTTTATCAGCTGCAGCCGAAAAGATGAAAAATGGGCCAAGGTGGTTGCAACTAATATGGCTAATCAACCCGTTGCTGACGTTAAGTATTGCCCTGAGTGTGGAGCAAAAGCCACTAAAACAGCTAAGTTTTGTTCGGAGTGTGGAGGGAGGTTTTGA
- a CDS encoding lipoate--protein ligase gives MLIIDSPSNNAYFNIASEEFLLQKYPDEEIFLLYINAPSIIVGRFQNTLAEINLDYVRENNINVVRRLSGGGAVYHDLGNLNFSFHAPMDDDDFSDFSEFTQPVVDLLNKLDVPAKLEGRNDLLVDGKKFSGNAKLARNGKIIQHGTILLNSEMKVLSEALKINPLKFKDKAVKSARARVTNLKEYLPEETTVESFKTLLINQILEENQPDSRIHQLTQEELEGIKKLADEKYSTWNWNFGVSPAYNFNKAIKVSAGFIEAHLDVKKGTIQKAKIFGDFFASKPIEELEEKFGGEKHETESIQKILSSVNLSEYFGNVTLDEILEVFK, from the coding sequence ATGCTGATAATTGATTCACCATCCAATAATGCATATTTTAATATTGCTTCTGAAGAATTTCTGCTTCAAAAATATCCTGATGAAGAGATTTTTTTGTTGTATATAAATGCGCCGTCAATAATCGTTGGGCGTTTTCAGAACACGCTTGCTGAAATCAATCTGGATTACGTGAGGGAAAATAATATTAATGTTGTACGAAGGCTTTCCGGCGGTGGAGCAGTTTATCACGACCTGGGAAATCTAAACTTCTCTTTTCATGCGCCAATGGACGACGATGATTTTTCCGATTTTTCAGAATTTACGCAGCCGGTTGTCGATTTGTTAAATAAATTGGATGTTCCTGCGAAATTAGAAGGACGCAACGATTTGTTAGTGGACGGGAAAAAATTCAGTGGCAATGCAAAACTGGCCCGAAACGGAAAAATAATTCAACACGGAACGATTCTTTTGAACTCAGAAATGAAAGTGTTAAGCGAGGCTTTGAAAATTAATCCGTTAAAATTTAAAGATAAAGCAGTAAAATCTGCCCGTGCCCGTGTTACAAATTTAAAAGAATATTTGCCAGAAGAAACTACTGTCGAATCTTTTAAAACGTTGCTGATTAACCAAATTTTGGAAGAGAACCAACCCGACTCCCGAATTCATCAATTAACGCAGGAGGAATTGGAAGGGATTAAAAAACTGGCCGATGAAAAATACAGTACCTGGAATTGGAATTTCGGTGTTTCTCCGGCATATAATTTCAATAAAGCCATTAAAGTGTCTGCGGGTTTTATTGAAGCGCATTTGGATGTAAAAAAAGGAACCATTCAAAAAGCAAAAATTTTTGGTGATTTTTTTGCTTCCAAGCCGATTGAAGAATTGGAAGAAAAATTTGGTGGCGAAAAACATGAAACAGAGAGTATACAAAAAATCCTTTCATCCGTGAACCTTTCGGAATACTTTGGAAATGTTACACTGGACGAAATTTTGGAGGTGTTTAAATAG
- a CDS encoding toll/interleukin-1 receptor domain-containing protein encodes MNDINMNDSQKFDFFAFISYKHEDEKWARWLHQKLEHYRLPTIITNKNSHLPPRLKPVFRDTTDIKPGELKKELETNLETSKHLVVVCSPCSAQSQWVGKEISGFIQQGKEKQIHLFIIEGIPYSGSKETECFHEVIKEQLPEMLGANVNEAGIGLKYIKKQKAFIRLVATMLDVSFDSLWKRQKRRIIRNTLLTFLSGLMIITAGFASSYYQYYKNLPFTSHILFYESTTLNENLPFKNGTVLLHYDNDTLIRNKIDNDNKTVKFKNIAGKFYNTKASIHFEMHGFNELDTIINLQDTILLKIARDKNTFGKVKGYVRNTITDEFMDKAKIEIEGQITFSNSEGYFSVFIPLLNQKVIYKARIYYNDIITEADAYPMQNNPNVTNTFYLNPVK; translated from the coding sequence TTGAATGATATAAATATGAATGATAGTCAAAAATTCGATTTTTTTGCCTTTATAAGCTACAAACATGAAGATGAAAAATGGGCAAGGTGGTTACATCAGAAACTTGAACATTACAGATTACCGACCATTATTACTAATAAAAACTCTCATCTTCCACCAAGGCTAAAACCGGTGTTTAGAGATACAACCGATATTAAGCCAGGTGAATTAAAAAAAGAACTGGAAACAAATCTGGAAACCTCTAAACACCTCGTTGTTGTATGCTCTCCCTGTTCTGCACAATCGCAATGGGTAGGCAAAGAAATATCTGGATTTATACAACAAGGAAAAGAAAAACAAATACATCTTTTTATTATAGAAGGCATTCCATACAGCGGATCTAAAGAAACGGAGTGCTTCCATGAAGTTATAAAGGAACAATTGCCGGAAATGCTTGGGGCAAATGTGAATGAAGCCGGAATAGGACTCAAATACATAAAGAAACAAAAAGCCTTTATTCGACTGGTCGCTACAATGCTTGATGTTTCATTTGATTCATTATGGAAAAGGCAAAAAAGAAGAATTATAAGAAATACCCTTTTAACCTTTTTATCAGGATTAATGATTATTACAGCCGGCTTTGCTTCCTCCTATTACCAATATTACAAGAATCTTCCTTTCACAAGCCACATTCTTTTTTACGAAAGCACAACACTCAACGAGAACCTGCCTTTTAAAAATGGTACGGTACTTTTGCATTACGATAATGACACCCTAATAAGAAATAAAATTGATAATGACAACAAAACGGTTAAATTTAAAAACATAGCAGGTAAATTTTACAATACCAAAGCCTCAATTCATTTTGAGATGCATGGATTTAATGAGCTAGATACTATTATTAACTTGCAGGACACCATTTTACTAAAAATAGCCAGAGACAAAAACACTTTTGGTAAGGTTAAGGGATATGTTAGAAATACCATAACAGACGAATTTATGGATAAGGCAAAAATAGAAATCGAAGGACAAATTACTTTTAGTAACAGCGAGGGTTATTTTTCCGTTTTTATCCCTTTGCTCAACCAAAAGGTAATTTATAAAGCAAGAATATATTATAATGATATAATTACTGAAGCAGATGCTTATCCAATGCAAAACAACCCTAATGTAACAAATACCTTTTATTTAAACCCTGTAAAATGA
- a CDS encoding DUF3843 family protein codes for MEKDKIYIDDWLTLKPYENQTLTDSYYLKLCNKIKQALLSGKAPVVFYMYIEKEDINLLACFLTAWFEDLVSDTNIYNTFVKQHKQLYNKPLPFYDCEEYFDDEINPQDIGFLIWYFMNTVQTDKFISPYNEFIELSTEKVFAVFDEAWEYAPENMVLQNIYSINEDADYYDSRNLIDTLLFKTYLFYPDTLFRLEENEAEIIEENGMDENLVMYLNENRESTLQNSGTHLLAFKGKEWVAEIIGKENALYDAYLNISKRIRGFFLYKGQDENDVFLEHIASGKAFKLTKKSFDHSNNLTEIDTIVFMGIVQWKGEWWFSGVYFQNDFNADLVLKEKNSFESRQVVNFLDHKNEKIIDTLKKQHTAFLDFNNGLPIAFLASDMLMDFNQKYYDYFNDSLNLTEKEIEEARERGRRDGFFKPDEEQKTTDFSSVAESGLVFFNEKSGIEIALECNSAFPLPGNPFFDKENSEDHIFRLFMDENISTELAMYCINNCKDKLLFFTEGMGKLYLNDIDFLLRFWKKERYYSEPSITEIGDKN; via the coding sequence ATGGAAAAAGACAAAATATATATCGATGATTGGTTAACTTTAAAACCATACGAAAATCAAACGCTAACTGATAGCTACTATCTCAAACTTTGTAATAAGATTAAACAAGCTTTACTTTCAGGCAAAGCACCGGTAGTTTTTTATATGTACATAGAAAAAGAAGATATTAACCTTCTTGCCTGTTTTTTAACGGCCTGGTTCGAAGACCTGGTTTCCGACACAAACATATACAATACATTTGTGAAGCAACACAAACAATTGTACAATAAACCATTGCCATTTTACGATTGCGAAGAGTATTTCGACGACGAGATTAACCCGCAAGACATAGGTTTTCTTATTTGGTATTTTATGAATACCGTACAAACCGATAAATTTATTTCCCCTTATAACGAATTTATTGAACTAAGTACTGAAAAGGTTTTTGCTGTTTTTGATGAAGCTTGGGAATATGCACCGGAAAATATGGTTCTGCAAAACATTTACTCTATTAATGAAGATGCCGATTATTACGATTCCCGTAACCTTATTGATACATTGCTTTTTAAAACCTACCTGTTCTATCCCGATACTTTGTTTCGGCTTGAAGAAAATGAAGCGGAGATAATTGAGGAAAATGGGATGGATGAAAATCTGGTAATGTACTTAAACGAAAACAGGGAAAGTACTTTACAAAATAGCGGTACCCATTTGTTAGCATTTAAGGGGAAAGAATGGGTGGCTGAAATAATAGGGAAAGAAAACGCTCTTTATGATGCATATTTAAATATCTCAAAAAGAATACGAGGATTTTTTCTTTATAAAGGTCAGGATGAAAATGATGTTTTTCTTGAGCATATTGCTTCGGGGAAAGCATTCAAACTAACAAAAAAATCTTTCGACCATTCCAATAATTTAACGGAAATCGATACAATTGTTTTTATGGGAATTGTGCAATGGAAAGGAGAATGGTGGTTTTCAGGCGTATATTTTCAAAATGATTTTAATGCAGATTTGGTTCTTAAAGAAAAAAACTCATTTGAAAGCAGGCAGGTAGTTAATTTTCTTGACCATAAAAATGAAAAAATAATCGATACCCTGAAAAAACAGCACACTGCTTTTCTGGATTTTAACAATGGCTTGCCCATCGCTTTTCTGGCTTCGGACATGTTAATGGATTTTAACCAGAAATATTATGACTATTTTAACGATTCGCTGAACCTAACAGAAAAAGAGATTGAAGAAGCCCGTGAGAGAGGTAGAAGAGATGGTTTTTTCAAGCCTGATGAAGAACAGAAGACAACTGATTTTTCGAGCGTAGCGGAATCCGGGTTGGTATTTTTTAATGAAAAAAGCGGAATTGAAATTGCACTTGAATGTAATTCTGCATTCCCCTTACCCGGGAACCCGTTTTTTGATAAAGAAAATAGTGAAGACCATATTTTTAGGTTATTTATGGATGAAAATATCTCTACTGAACTGGCTATGTATTGTATTAACAATTGCAAAGACAAACTCCTTTTTTTTACAGAAGGCATGGGCAAACTTTATCTAAATGATATTGATTTTTTGCTCCGTTTCTGGAAAAAAGAAAGATATTATTCCGAACCATCAATTACTGAAATTGGAGACAAAAACTAA
- a CDS encoding tetratricopeptide repeat protein has product MKHLFVVIVIMPFYLQAQIVEQKGYVREISYSKEAKDTPIEGVRVKVETEERSDANGNVNLKITKTDNNTFVFNDIHKIGYRLISPSRDSIYNKRYPLNEAVTVEVILANEALLRKEANTIAEKRYQQLEKELENREETIEQKDKALAELKETDIRYRQIVKERDSLQQKLDIFYTQYTEAWNKIREEAEKLAQIDYKTLDSLSLLNLELKKAGKWQEIVEVNKKSAAEREKELQMLKKVQESVEDAIQAKVQQLGNDYLNTANGFKLGFEIDSALVYFKKRVDLDSTSYSYLFDYASLLQDSKRFYEAQTWYLKTYQYAQTKEKKASTLNNLGLLYNELQDYTNAKSAYMEALEISRELTKKYSKNYNSYVAMTLNNMGNLYSDLQDYTNAKNAYLEALEIKRELAKKHPESYISDVATTINNLGNLYSDLQDYTNAKSAYLEALEIRSELAKKYPESYNSDVAMTLNNLGGLFYYLQDYTNAKSAYMEALEIKRELAKKYPESYISDVATIINNLGSLYRELQDYTNAKSAYMEALEISKELAKKYPESYNSDVANTINNMGSLYRELQDYTNAKSAYMEALEIRRELAKKYPESYNSDVANTINSLGNLYIELQDYANAKKAYMEALEISKELAKKYPESYNSDVATTLNNLGTLYSNLQDYANAKKAYMEALEIRRELAKKYPESYNSDVAMTLNNQGSLYRVLQDYSNAKKAYMEALEIKRELAKKYPKRYVSDVGNTLNNLGNLYSDLQDYTNAKSAYLEALEIRRELAKKYPESYNSDVAMTLNNMGSLYRVLQDYSNTKKAYLEALEIRRELAKKYPESYNSDVANTLNSLGNLYSDLQDYTNAKSAYLEALETYRELVKNQPKNPAYLLEVARININIGKLLIKQNKKAEAIEYYQLAVNILHNLHVITGNNDYKNYADYYTNIIADFNKTNTDHRIAEQLELIKRYKLEEQTDSIAYLRASAYGNLSWYYLFSQEFVKAEEAARKSLAFGKETEWVNTNLAHALLFQGRFEEAKEIYQTFKDKSYRQDKSKTYKDFFLQDLKELEEAGITHPDMEKIRTLLKN; this is encoded by the coding sequence ATGAAACACCTTTTTGTTGTAATAGTTATAATGCCATTTTATCTGCAAGCACAAATTGTGGAACAAAAAGGCTATGTTCGTGAAATCTCGTATTCCAAAGAAGCAAAAGATACACCCATAGAAGGGGTACGTGTAAAGGTAGAAACCGAAGAACGCAGTGATGCCAACGGGAACGTTAACCTCAAAATAACAAAAACAGACAACAACACCTTTGTTTTTAACGACATTCATAAAATCGGGTATCGCTTAATTTCCCCCTCCCGGGATTCCATATATAATAAACGCTATCCGTTAAATGAGGCAGTAACGGTAGAAGTTATTCTGGCCAATGAAGCTTTGTTACGAAAGGAGGCCAACACAATTGCCGAGAAAAGATACCAGCAACTGGAAAAGGAATTGGAGAACAGGGAAGAGACAATAGAACAAAAAGACAAAGCGCTGGCAGAATTAAAAGAAACCGATATTAGATACAGACAAATAGTAAAAGAAAGAGACAGCCTGCAGCAGAAACTCGATATTTTTTATACCCAATACACCGAGGCCTGGAATAAAATACGCGAAGAAGCCGAAAAACTGGCCCAGATTGATTACAAAACACTGGATTCCTTAAGTCTTTTAAACCTTGAACTAAAAAAAGCAGGAAAGTGGCAGGAGATAGTAGAGGTAAACAAAAAAAGTGCTGCTGAAAGAGAGAAAGAACTACAAATGCTGAAAAAGGTACAAGAAAGTGTGGAAGATGCCATACAGGCAAAAGTGCAGCAACTGGGCAATGACTACCTGAATACCGCCAATGGATTTAAGCTGGGTTTTGAAATAGACTCTGCCCTTGTATATTTTAAAAAGAGAGTGGATTTAGACAGCACTTCGTACAGCTATTTGTTTGATTATGCTTCTTTATTGCAAGATAGCAAACGTTTTTACGAAGCCCAAACATGGTATTTAAAAACATACCAATATGCACAAACAAAAGAAAAGAAAGCATCTACCCTCAATAACCTGGGACTATTATATAATGAATTACAGGACTACACAAATGCCAAAAGTGCCTACATGGAAGCACTGGAAATTAGTAGGGAACTCACAAAAAAATACTCCAAAAACTATAATTCCTATGTAGCAATGACCCTCAATAATATGGGAAATCTATATTCCGATTTGCAGGACTATACAAATGCAAAAAATGCCTACCTGGAAGCATTGGAAATTAAAAGGGAACTCGCAAAAAAACACCCCGAAAGTTATATTTCCGATGTAGCAACAACCATCAATAATCTGGGAAATCTATATTCCGATTTACAGGACTACACAAATGCCAAAAGTGCCTACCTGGAAGCACTGGAAATTAGAAGCGAACTCGCAAAAAAATACCCTGAAAGCTATAATTCTGATGTAGCAATGACCCTCAATAACCTGGGAGGTCTATTTTACTATTTACAGGACTACACAAATGCTAAAAGTGCCTACATGGAAGCACTGGAAATTAAAAGGGAACTCGCAAAAAAATACCCCGAAAGTTATATTTCCGATGTAGCAACAATCATCAATAATCTGGGAAGTCTTTACAGAGAATTACAGGACTACACAAATGCCAAAAGTGCCTACATGGAAGCACTGGAAATTAGTAAGGAACTCGCAAAAAAATACCCCGAAAGCTATAATTCCGATGTAGCGAACACCATCAATAATATGGGAAGTCTTTACAGAGAATTACAGGACTACACAAATGCCAAAAGTGCCTACATGGAAGCACTGGAAATTAGAAGGGAACTCGCAAAAAAATACCCCGAAAGCTATAATTCCGATGTAGCGAACACCATCAATAGTCTGGGAAATCTTTACATAGAATTACAGGACTACGCAAATGCCAAAAAAGCCTACATGGAAGCTCTGGAAATTAGTAAGGAACTCGCAAAAAAATACCCCGAAAGCTATAATTCCGATGTAGCAACGACCCTCAACAACCTGGGAACCCTCTATTCCAATTTACAGGACTACGCAAATGCCAAAAAAGCCTACATGGAAGCACTGGAAATTAGAAGGGAACTTGCAAAAAAATACCCCGAAAGCTATAATTCCGATGTAGCAATGACCCTTAATAACCAAGGAAGCCTTTATAGAGTATTACAGGACTACTCAAATGCAAAAAAAGCCTACATGGAAGCACTGGAAATTAAAAGGGAACTCGCAAAAAAATACCCCAAAAGGTATGTTTCCGATGTGGGGAACACCCTCAATAACCTGGGAAATCTATATTCCGATTTACAGGACTACACAAATGCAAAAAGTGCCTACTTGGAAGCACTGGAAATTAGAAGGGAACTTGCAAAAAAATACCCCGAAAGCTATAATTCCGATGTAGCAATGACCCTCAATAATATGGGAAGTCTTTATAGAGTATTACAGGACTACTCAAATACAAAAAAAGCCTACTTGGAAGCACTGGAAATTAGAAGGGAACTCGCAAAAAAATACCCCGAAAGCTATAATTCCGATGTAGCGAACACCTTAAATAGCCTGGGAAATTTATATTCCGATTTACAGGACTACACAAATGCAAAAAGTGCCTACCTGGAAGCACTGGAAACATACCGGGAATTGGTAAAAAATCAACCAAAAAATCCCGCCTATCTATTGGAAGTGGCAAGGATCAACATAAATATTGGTAAATTATTAATCAAACAAAATAAAAAGGCAGAAGCAATAGAATATTATCAACTGGCTGTTAATATTCTGCATAATTTACATGTAATAACAGGGAACAACGATTATAAAAACTATGCCGATTATTATACCAACATTATTGCTGACTTTAATAAAACCAATACCGACCACCGTATTGCCGAACAACTTGAATTAATAAAGCGGTATAAATTAGAGGAACAAACTGATAGTATTGCATACTTAAGAGCTTCTGCTTATGGTAATTTATCATGGTACTATCTCTTTTCCCAAGAATTTGTAAAAGCCGAAGAAGCTGCCAGAAAAAGTCTTGCGTTTGGGAAAGAAACAGAATGGGTAAACACCAACCTCGCTCATGCTCTTTTATTCCAGGGTAGATTTGAAGAAGCAAAAGAGATTTATCAAACTTTTAAGGATAAATCTTATCGTCAGGACAAATCAAAAACTTATAAAGATTTTTTTCTGCAGGATTTAAAAGAATTGGAGGAAGCAGGCATTACCCATCCTGATATGGAGAAAATAAGAACTTTACTAAAAAACTAA
- a CDS encoding TrkA-related ion transporter, whose protein sequence is MKNPIRIFDRSFSGSIWKQLLWLLFFLLIAFLFWLGLSYLFLGSNVYIEASFDGGKKLVNSLNKEMNNRFWGIISHLFDPGNLHMADSRTRLFALLVAFSGSALLSGLLISTFSNSLERRIDKIKLGEVNYSFKNHYVIIGYNPMIPALLKQLYKKIQKHRNVDIVLLSSQSVPEVKSKLQSQLPKSIEKNLVLLHGGRDSEEELLRIHVQHAVEIFIVGESEEQSFDSMNVKCFKNIAKVINDKHKKSNHKTSKKIPCHVLFESQSTFTFFQTLFPIKEITDSLSLIPYNFYENWAQMVLANNLAQDFSNDIEQNTIRYKPLDFEQIECKSDKYVHFIVAGFTKMGYAFLTETIRLAHFANDKITKITVIDSDASTEKNYFKSRYPLYELIDDIHIEFINGSLELEEIRKNLSKWANEEKALNTIAICYDNPDKSLTAALNLPVDVYDTETQILVRQEISNSILTIFELKGNNKYRNLKPFGMLNYCFNIDGMRDIKAKAVNHFYNGSFNRKDDSREIDWDVDLDKEWQKLALTDQWSSRYNADSFLFKLRGIGLTPNEICNIEKSDLPMLSSENIEIMAKMEHARWNAERILAGFRPPTMNEIDKAKKLTDEEFETYRSELKKVRVHLCIIPYENLREKYKIIDRMLVKTIPLIFKL, encoded by the coding sequence ATGAAAAATCCAATTCGCATATTTGATCGCTCATTTTCAGGTTCTATTTGGAAACAATTACTGTGGCTTTTATTTTTTCTTTTAATTGCCTTTTTGTTCTGGTTAGGATTAAGTTATTTGTTTTTAGGTAGTAATGTTTATATAGAAGCTTCTTTTGATGGTGGAAAAAAACTTGTTAATTCTCTAAATAAAGAGATGAATAACCGCTTTTGGGGAATAATTTCACATTTGTTCGATCCCGGTAATCTTCATATGGCTGATTCAAGAACCAGATTATTTGCTTTGCTTGTGGCATTTTCAGGTTCGGCTTTACTAAGTGGTTTGCTTATTTCAACATTTTCCAACTCGTTAGAACGACGTATTGATAAAATAAAGCTGGGTGAGGTTAACTATTCATTTAAAAATCATTATGTGATAATTGGTTACAATCCAATGATTCCGGCGCTATTAAAACAACTTTATAAAAAGATTCAAAAACACAGGAACGTCGATATTGTGTTGTTATCAAGCCAGTCTGTTCCTGAAGTAAAAAGTAAATTACAGTCACAACTTCCAAAATCAATAGAAAAAAATCTCGTGTTATTGCACGGTGGCAGAGATAGTGAAGAGGAACTGTTACGTATACATGTACAACATGCCGTAGAGATTTTTATTGTAGGCGAAAGTGAAGAACAATCATTTGATTCAATGAATGTAAAATGTTTTAAGAACATAGCAAAAGTTATTAATGACAAACATAAGAAATCGAATCATAAAACTTCAAAAAAAATACCTTGTCATGTTTTGTTTGAATCCCAGTCAACATTTACTTTTTTCCAAACGCTTTTTCCTATTAAAGAAATTACAGATAGTCTAAGCTTAATTCCTTATAATTTTTATGAAAATTGGGCACAAATGGTATTGGCCAATAATCTTGCACAAGATTTTTCTAACGACATTGAGCAAAATACTATTAGATACAAACCTCTCGATTTTGAACAGATTGAATGTAAATCAGATAAATATGTGCATTTTATTGTTGCAGGTTTTACAAAAATGGGATATGCTTTCTTAACAGAGACAATACGATTGGCGCATTTCGCTAATGATAAAATAACAAAAATAACTGTTATTGACTCTGATGCATCAACTGAAAAAAATTATTTCAAAAGTCGTTATCCACTATATGAACTAATAGATGATATTCATATAGAATTTATCAATGGTTCATTAGAATTAGAAGAAATTAGGAAAAATTTAAGTAAATGGGCAAATGAGGAAAAAGCGCTAAACACTATTGCTATTTGTTACGATAATCCGGATAAAAGTCTGACAGCAGCGCTTAATCTTCCCGTCGATGTATATGATACAGAAACTCAAATATTAGTAAGACAAGAAATATCAAATAGTATCCTAACCATATTTGAATTAAAGGGCAATAATAAATACAGAAATTTAAAACCATTTGGAATGCTAAACTATTGCTTTAATATTGATGGGATGCGGGATATTAAAGCTAAAGCAGTCAATCATTTTTATAATGGAAGTTTTAATCGTAAAGATGATTCCAGGGAAATTGATTGGGATGTAGACCTTGATAAAGAGTGGCAAAAATTGGCATTAACAGACCAGTGGTCAAGTAGATATAATGCTGATTCTTTCTTATTTAAACTTCGGGGTATTGGGTTGACACCAAATGAAATTTGTAATATTGAGAAAAGCGACCTTCCAATGTTATCATCTGAAAATATTGAGATAATGGCAAAAATGGAACATGCAAGATGGAATGCTGAACGCATATTAGCTGGATTTCGTCCACCAACAATGAATGAAATAGATAAAGCTAAAAAACTTACTGATGAGGAATTTGAAACATACAGGTCAGAATTGAAAAAAGTTCGAGTTCATTTATGTATAATTCCATATGAGAACTTAAGAGAAAAATACAAAATAATTGACAGAATGTTAGTTAAAACCATTCCGTTAATATTTAAATTATAA